One segment of Polyodon spathula isolate WHYD16114869_AA chromosome 20, ASM1765450v1, whole genome shotgun sequence DNA contains the following:
- the LOC121295586 gene encoding sestrin-3-like isoform X1 produces the protein MIICGKNMDFPLGNQCQRLQTQVVKVSSEKERPQLLFVKALASRGRLDSVTQQMGYHPQYLDSFLRTQHYILHMDGPLPFHYRHYIAIMAAARHHCRYLVSLHSAQFLRVGGNPAWLQGLDSAPQRLRNLHEINKVLAHRPWLVAREHIESLLKIGEQCWSMAELVQAVVLLAHCHALASFVFGVGIEQDPPVPGTPGNPNLGSYCFCDTANGNAACTPENLRSHRRRSLDSSCEAGALRDRTQRLQGEKERRGERKITAQGDQEEDLEEKPPRPTDLSCFLSDPEFRYQEFTRRNEDHFQVFRVQDYSWEDHGFSLVNRLYSDIGYLLDERFRTVTSLQNGLLGEGQSSDLKRAIWNYIHCMFGISYDDYDYGEVNHLLERSLKLYIKTVTCHPEKTKPQLLHCCWKQLKQAEKVHVNLLIMEARMQAELLYALRAITQHMTA, from the exons GTGGTGAAGGTGAGTTCGGAGAAGGAGCGCCCGCAGCTGCTGTTCGTGAAGGCGCTGGCCAGCAGGGGGCGCCTGGACTCGGTCACCCAGCAGATGGGCTACCACCCACAGTACCTGGATAGCTTCCTGCGCACCCAGCACTACATCCTGCACATGGATGGGCCACTGCCCTTCCACTACCGCCACTACATCGCCATCATg GCTGCAGCCCGTCATCACTGCCGGTATCTAGTCTCTCTGCACTCCGCCCAGTTCCTGCGAGTGGGCGGCAACCCCGCGTGGCTCCAGGGCCTGGACTCCGCCCCCCAGCGCCTGCGCAACCTCCACGAGATCAACAAGGTGCTGGCTCACCGGCCCTGGCTCGTCGCCCGGGAGCACATTGAG tcccTGCTGAAGATCGGGGAGCAGTGCTGGTCAATGGCAGAGCTGGTCCAGGCAGTGGTGTTACTGGCTCACTGCCACGCCCTGGCCAGCTTCGTGTTTGGGGTGGGGATAGAGCAGGACCCCCCTGTCCCAGGGACCCCCGGGAACCCCAACCTCGGCAGCTACTGCTTCTGTGACACGGCCAACGGCAACGCAGCCTGCACCCCAGAGAACCTGCGCTCCCACCGCCGCAGA tccCTGGACTCGAGCTGCGAGGCGGGAGCCCTGCGGGACAGGACACAGCGGCTGCAGGGGGAGAAGGAGCGACGAGGGGAGCGCAAGATCACAGCGCAGGGGGACCAGGAGGAAG ATCTGGAGGAGAAGCCGCCCCGTCCCACTGACCTGTCCTGCTTCCTGTCGGACCCCGAGTTCAGATACCAGGAGTTCACACGTCGCAATGAGGACCACTTCCAGGTGTTCAGGGTCCAG GATTACTCCTGGGAGGATCACGGCTTCTCTCTGGTGAACCGGCTCTACTCGGACATCGGCTACCTGCTGGACGAGCGCTTCCGGACAGTGACCAGCCTGCAGAACGGCCTCCTGGGAGAGGGGCAGAGCTCAGACCTGAAGAGAGCCATCTGGAACTACATCCACTGCATGTTCGGCATCAG CTATGATGACTATGACTACGGAGAGGTGAACCACTTGCTGGAGAGGAGTCTGAAGCTGTACATCAAGACCGTGACCTGCCACCCGGAGAAAACCAAACCCCAGCTTCTCCACTGCTGCTGGAAACAGCTGAAGCAGGCTGAGAAG GTCCATGTGAACCTGCTCATCATGGAGGCCAGGATGCAAGCAGAACTCCTGTATGCACTTCGGGCAATAACCCAACACATGACTGCATag
- the LOC121295586 gene encoding sestrin-3-like isoform X2: MIICGKNMDFPLGNQCQRLQTQAAARHHCRYLVSLHSAQFLRVGGNPAWLQGLDSAPQRLRNLHEINKVLAHRPWLVAREHIESLLKIGEQCWSMAELVQAVVLLAHCHALASFVFGVGIEQDPPVPGTPGNPNLGSYCFCDTANGNAACTPENLRSHRRRSLDSSCEAGALRDRTQRLQGEKERRGERKITAQGDQEEDLEEKPPRPTDLSCFLSDPEFRYQEFTRRNEDHFQVFRVQDYSWEDHGFSLVNRLYSDIGYLLDERFRTVTSLQNGLLGEGQSSDLKRAIWNYIHCMFGISYDDYDYGEVNHLLERSLKLYIKTVTCHPEKTKPQLLHCCWKQLKQAEKVHVNLLIMEARMQAELLYALRAITQHMTA; encoded by the exons GCTGCAGCCCGTCATCACTGCCGGTATCTAGTCTCTCTGCACTCCGCCCAGTTCCTGCGAGTGGGCGGCAACCCCGCGTGGCTCCAGGGCCTGGACTCCGCCCCCCAGCGCCTGCGCAACCTCCACGAGATCAACAAGGTGCTGGCTCACCGGCCCTGGCTCGTCGCCCGGGAGCACATTGAG tcccTGCTGAAGATCGGGGAGCAGTGCTGGTCAATGGCAGAGCTGGTCCAGGCAGTGGTGTTACTGGCTCACTGCCACGCCCTGGCCAGCTTCGTGTTTGGGGTGGGGATAGAGCAGGACCCCCCTGTCCCAGGGACCCCCGGGAACCCCAACCTCGGCAGCTACTGCTTCTGTGACACGGCCAACGGCAACGCAGCCTGCACCCCAGAGAACCTGCGCTCCCACCGCCGCAGA tccCTGGACTCGAGCTGCGAGGCGGGAGCCCTGCGGGACAGGACACAGCGGCTGCAGGGGGAGAAGGAGCGACGAGGGGAGCGCAAGATCACAGCGCAGGGGGACCAGGAGGAAG ATCTGGAGGAGAAGCCGCCCCGTCCCACTGACCTGTCCTGCTTCCTGTCGGACCCCGAGTTCAGATACCAGGAGTTCACACGTCGCAATGAGGACCACTTCCAGGTGTTCAGGGTCCAG GATTACTCCTGGGAGGATCACGGCTTCTCTCTGGTGAACCGGCTCTACTCGGACATCGGCTACCTGCTGGACGAGCGCTTCCGGACAGTGACCAGCCTGCAGAACGGCCTCCTGGGAGAGGGGCAGAGCTCAGACCTGAAGAGAGCCATCTGGAACTACATCCACTGCATGTTCGGCATCAG CTATGATGACTATGACTACGGAGAGGTGAACCACTTGCTGGAGAGGAGTCTGAAGCTGTACATCAAGACCGTGACCTGCCACCCGGAGAAAACCAAACCCCAGCTTCTCCACTGCTGCTGGAAACAGCTGAAGCAGGCTGAGAAG GTCCATGTGAACCTGCTCATCATGGAGGCCAGGATGCAAGCAGAACTCCTGTATGCACTTCGGGCAATAACCCAACACATGACTGCATag